ccaattccactccggaatctccaTCTGCTGGAGTAACCCCCCCCCCCGGCCTGTAGTGCTCAGCCTTtacctactgacagttgaggTATCTACCTACAAACTctactatatccttcttcatctgcctccaccagtaatgctgccttagatcctgatacatctttgcggcacccggatggatggagtaccgcgagctatgggcctcggTCAATATCAACTCCCGAATATCATCCACATCGGGTACACagatacgaccctgcatcctcaatacccagTCATCGCCAATAGTCACATTCCTAG
This genomic stretch from Nicotiana sylvestris chromosome 9, ASM39365v2, whole genome shotgun sequence harbors:
- the LOC138877221 gene encoding uncharacterized protein, which translates into the protein MAMDVQALASQFVRLDLSEPIRVLACVVSRFSLFDRIRERQYDDPHLLVLWDTVQHGDARNVTIGDDWVLRMQGRICVPDVDDIRELILTEAHSSRYSIHPGAAKMYQDLRQHYWWRQMKKDIVEFVGRYLNCQ